A part of Terriglobus roseus genomic DNA contains:
- a CDS encoding MgtC/SapB family protein, producing the protein MQHYAELLHPDGTQFPPDLTALKLGVALAIGLLIGFERQWSNKEFGVRTFSLSAMLGVLTSFLSPAMQVTGMVGVIMLAIMLNVRDILETKSVEGTTSAALMVTFVLGVLSGQGHVFTAIAGAILTTWLLSLKPQFRALTGGVTTEEMRSALLLGLFGFIIWPLLPNHFVDPWHLLQPRQAWLTVLVVASIGFLNYILLRLYGSKGVTLSAVLGGLVNSTAAVVELATTLPAAGMLRETGVAVTFTTVAMLVRNLALLTIFGGNAAAQQAFLPMAGMLAVAATYIWLQRRAADDQKDVALNLDSPISVSKVSRFGILFLLIQIFGTLATRWLGSEGLLVVSFIGGAVSSASSTAAAANLVAHGDASATQGAMAAIVTSMVSAAANLPLLYRQDQARPIVRSIAIWTAIEIGVGITLLLLQVHLQHAGLLHAR; encoded by the coding sequence ATGCAGCATTACGCTGAGTTACTTCATCCTGACGGCACGCAATTTCCTCCAGACCTCACCGCGCTGAAACTCGGTGTGGCGCTGGCAATTGGGCTGCTCATCGGGTTTGAACGTCAGTGGTCAAACAAGGAGTTTGGTGTTCGTACCTTCAGCCTTAGCGCCATGCTGGGTGTGCTCACTTCGTTCCTTTCACCTGCAATGCAGGTCACAGGCATGGTGGGTGTCATCATGCTGGCGATCATGCTGAACGTGCGTGACATCCTGGAAACCAAGTCGGTTGAGGGAACAACCTCTGCAGCTCTGATGGTCACGTTTGTGTTGGGTGTGCTTTCAGGGCAGGGGCATGTGTTCACTGCAATTGCCGGTGCCATTCTGACGACATGGTTGCTCTCGCTGAAGCCACAGTTTCGCGCTCTAACCGGTGGTGTCACGACAGAAGAGATGCGCAGCGCGCTGCTGCTGGGATTGTTCGGATTCATCATTTGGCCGTTGCTGCCAAACCACTTTGTTGACCCATGGCATCTGTTGCAACCCCGGCAGGCATGGCTCACGGTTTTGGTCGTCGCAAGCATTGGGTTCTTGAATTACATTCTGCTGCGCCTGTATGGATCGAAAGGCGTGACTCTGTCCGCTGTTTTGGGTGGATTGGTGAACTCCACAGCAGCTGTTGTTGAACTTGCGACAACGCTGCCCGCAGCCGGAATGTTACGCGAAACAGGTGTGGCCGTAACGTTCACTACTGTGGCAATGCTGGTGCGGAATCTTGCACTGCTGACGATCTTTGGCGGCAACGCGGCGGCGCAGCAGGCTTTCTTGCCGATGGCCGGAATGCTTGCGGTGGCTGCGACTTACATATGGCTCCAACGGCGTGCAGCGGATGATCAAAAGGACGTTGCGCTGAACCTGGATTCACCGATTTCGGTTTCCAAGGTGAGCCGCTTCGGCATCCTGTTCCTGCTGATTCAAATCTTCGGAACGCTGGCCACACGTTGGTTGGGTAGCGAAGGTTTGCTGGTGGTCAGCTTTATCGGCGGAGCTGTTTCGAGCGCCAGCAGTACAGCAGCAGCTGCCAACCTTGTGGCGCATGGTGATGCAAGCGCCACGCAGGGCGCTATGGCTGCGATCGTCACGTCAATGGTGAGTGCAGCAGCGAATCTGCCGCTACTCTATCGCCAAGACCAGGCACGCCCCATCGTGCGAAGCATTGCAATCTGGACAGCAATAGAGATTGGTGTCGGCATCACGCTGCTGCTGCTTCAGGTCCATCTGCAACATGCGGGCCTGTTGCACGCGCGATAA
- a CDS encoding transglycosylase domain-containing protein, producing MAVKLKLGGKRYDHEGIPVHHGTDRPMWKRAVMALLIVALACLLLGAMVFGYYYNHYQKVVDDRLNNGPLFSSTAQIYAAPREIRPGQGMTAASIAQDLHRAGYNTNTQLGTFRVSGDSITIKPGPASFHNTDGATINTSGGTVQSITAENGVALRAYELEPQLITGLSEDKNRIKRRLVTYNQIPKQLVQAVTAIEDRRFFEHNGLNFGRLVKCGVQDVLSQHAVCGGSTLTQQLARGFFLSPEKHVKRKLIEIMITLQLESRFNKQQIFEMYANQINLGQRGSFAVNGFGEASQAYFGKDLRQLDVAECALLAGIIQRPNYFNPFRHPERALERRNIVLRSMIETGALTPQEEERAEAEPIRLATQNVDASEAPYFVDLVHDQLQQRLGDQANGGTLRIYTSLDPELQKAAAEAVAEMMPRIDEMIRKRHKGDAPIKYPQVSLIALDPHTGQVLALVGGRNYGSSQLNHALSSRPTGSIFKPLVYATAFSQSVNGQPLGDTGPFTALTPLNDDTQDFGTGGRSYTPGNFERGEYPGMVTAATALYHSLNIATISLAQRVGYENVAAMARSAGIASARPTPSVAIGTYSATPMDMAGVYTVFANGGVHLNPWLLASVRNDKGDIVADFTPEARQVMDPKTAYLTQSLMEGVVTYGTASTVRALGFRAPAAGKTGTSHDVWFAGYSSNLLCIVWIGNDDYTDISDNLTKKVQGADTAAPIWAEFMKRAIQLPQYSDMKQFAAPPAGVTNYPIDLSSGQIADGSCSGKTATMAFLDGTQPHNTCSHMGDGSGLMDSLFGTNSDTAGTSVNGGGINNGAQPTNGSQSTVGPDGQPQQHRNFFQKMFGLGKHNDENNQPQQPATPPPSNTPH from the coding sequence TTGGCAGTCAAGCTTAAGCTCGGTGGCAAGCGCTACGATCACGAGGGCATTCCGGTGCATCACGGCACGGATCGCCCCATGTGGAAGCGCGCCGTAATGGCGCTTCTGATCGTTGCGCTGGCGTGCCTTCTGCTCGGCGCCATGGTCTTCGGTTATTACTACAACCACTATCAGAAAGTTGTGGATGACCGGCTAAATAACGGCCCTCTCTTCTCCTCCACCGCGCAGATTTACGCTGCCCCCCGTGAGATTCGGCCGGGGCAGGGTATGACTGCGGCATCCATTGCGCAGGACCTACATCGTGCTGGTTACAACACGAACACGCAGCTTGGCACCTTTCGGGTTTCCGGCGATAGCATCACCATCAAGCCGGGACCAGCGTCTTTTCACAATACGGATGGCGCCACCATCAATACCAGCGGCGGCACAGTGCAGAGCATCACCGCTGAGAATGGTGTGGCGCTGCGTGCGTATGAGTTAGAGCCGCAACTCATCACTGGCCTGAGCGAAGACAAGAACCGTATTAAGCGCAGGCTGGTGACGTACAACCAGATTCCGAAGCAGTTGGTGCAGGCTGTCACTGCGATTGAAGACCGTAGATTTTTCGAGCACAACGGCCTGAATTTCGGTCGTCTCGTAAAGTGCGGCGTGCAGGATGTTCTGTCGCAGCATGCGGTGTGTGGAGGTTCCACGCTGACGCAACAGTTGGCGCGCGGCTTCTTCTTGTCTCCTGAAAAGCATGTAAAGCGCAAGCTGATTGAAATCATGATCACGCTCCAGTTGGAGTCACGCTTCAACAAGCAGCAGATCTTTGAGATGTATGCGAATCAGATCAACCTTGGGCAGCGTGGGTCGTTCGCAGTCAATGGTTTTGGCGAGGCTTCGCAGGCGTACTTCGGCAAGGATCTTCGCCAGTTGGATGTGGCGGAATGCGCGTTGTTGGCGGGCATTATTCAGCGGCCTAACTACTTCAATCCATTCCGTCATCCGGAACGCGCGCTGGAACGCCGCAACATCGTGTTGCGCTCGATGATTGAAACGGGCGCTCTTACTCCACAAGAAGAAGAGCGCGCGGAAGCGGAACCGATTCGTCTTGCAACGCAGAATGTAGATGCCAGCGAAGCACCGTACTTTGTGGACCTGGTGCATGACCAGTTGCAACAGCGTCTTGGCGATCAGGCGAATGGTGGCACGCTTCGTATCTATACGTCGCTTGATCCTGAGTTGCAGAAGGCCGCAGCAGAAGCCGTGGCGGAGATGATGCCGCGCATTGATGAAATGATTCGCAAGCGCCACAAGGGCGATGCGCCGATCAAGTATCCGCAGGTATCTCTCATCGCATTGGACCCGCACACAGGACAGGTGCTTGCGCTGGTGGGTGGTCGTAACTACGGCTCCTCGCAGTTGAACCATGCGCTGTCGAGCCGGCCTACGGGATCAATCTTCAAGCCACTGGTTTATGCAACCGCTTTCTCACAGAGCGTGAATGGTCAACCGCTAGGGGATACTGGACCCTTCACAGCACTCACGCCGCTGAATGACGATACGCAGGATTTTGGCACAGGTGGTCGTTCTTATACACCGGGCAACTTTGAACGCGGCGAATATCCCGGCATGGTGACTGCGGCAACCGCCTTGTATCACTCGCTGAACATTGCCACGATCTCTCTTGCGCAGCGTGTGGGGTATGAGAACGTTGCTGCAATGGCGCGTTCTGCAGGCATCGCTTCGGCACGGCCTACGCCCTCTGTGGCAATTGGTACGTATAGCGCTACCCCGATGGACATGGCTGGTGTGTACACCGTGTTCGCCAATGGTGGCGTCCATCTGAACCCATGGCTGCTGGCGAGTGTGCGCAATGACAAGGGCGATATCGTAGCGGATTTCACGCCTGAAGCGCGGCAGGTGATGGATCCGAAAACTGCCTACCTTACACAATCGTTGATGGAAGGTGTGGTGACGTACGGCACTGCGTCAACCGTCCGTGCTTTGGGCTTCAGGGCTCCGGCAGCTGGTAAGACGGGTACATCGCACGACGTATGGTTTGCCGGTTATTCGTCGAACCTGCTGTGCATCGTGTGGATTGGTAACGATGATTACACGGATATCTCTGACAACCTGACCAAGAAGGTGCAGGGTGCGGACACCGCTGCGCCCATCTGGGCAGAGTTTATGAAGCGTGCGATCCAGCTACCGCAGTACAGCGATATGAAACAGTTCGCTGCACCGCCGGCGGGCGTGACGAATTACCCCATCGATCTCAGCTCTGGACAGATTGCCGATGGTAGCTGCTCCGGAAAGACTGCGACGATGGCGTTTCTGGATGGCACACAGCCGCATAACACGTGTAGTCACATGGGCGATGGTTCGGGTCTGATGGACAGCCTCTTCGGCACGAATAGCGATACGGCTGGAACCAGTGTGAACGGTGGCGGCATCAACAATGGAGCGCAACCTACCAATGGCTCGCAGTCTACGGTGGGGCCGGACGGACAGCCGCAGCAGCACCGCAACTTCTTCCAGAAGATGTTTGGTCTCGGCAAACACAACGACGAGAATAATCAGCCGCAGCAGCCTGCGACACCGCCTCCGTCCAATACTCCACACTGA